A stretch of the Schistocerca serialis cubense isolate TAMUIC-IGC-003099 chromosome 2, iqSchSeri2.2, whole genome shotgun sequence genome encodes the following:
- the LOC126456456 gene encoding piggyBac transposable element-derived protein 4-like, with protein MTDILSWLVFIVDTGADMSFIPTSLAPPVFSPTESLLHAVNTSALQTVGSAKVMLFVIMFRRGLSDAEIADLINHSDTLDNVESDSDDSECNGVFEEDEIDDSLSSDEDENDVEGVASNPAAVPYPKDSEWTAVDTYRPLPVNTTPRQILVDIDESSSVLDCSKVFLTDSDVNELKRQTNLYASQTIQKKRRGNNLKPHSVLSSWKPVTISEMRRFLGIIFHMCVSKKPKIADHWSTNPVLSCNFCPHVMSRLRFTQILSCLHLVDNSNQKKPGEDGFHPLYKVLPYYNNLKERCIQAYRPSEKVTIDEGICPFRGRVSFRVYMQNKPHKYGLKVYAVAEASSGYVVNFEVYAGKHIVDNSSSAVILRLLSDSSLLNKGHTVYLDRFYSSPELFQQLAEKGTGAVGTVNKSRKGLPKDLVSAKLKKGEMSFRRKDNVLAMKWKDKRDVYTLSTRHQATFGTHTKRNGSVVLKPLQVLDYNLNKIGVDIGDQRLQYNPFQHRTVKWWRKLYFHLLLMGVSNAFWLYNAVHRKKITITDFITVLAVQLVEDDTLEFIPRNEGTVGRLTKRHFLQHIPATTKKYAARVCHVCSSRSKKQSGKASRKETRYECEQCGVALCLEPCFKIFHTKKQYDSV; from the exons ATGACCGACATTTTGTCGTGGCTTGTTTTCATAGTCGACACAGGTGCTGACATGTCTTTCATACCTACATCATTGGCTCCTCCCGTTTTTTCACCGACAGAGTCGCTTCTACATGCTGTCAACACATCAGCATTACAAACTGTTGGCTCTGCTAAAGTTATG ttgtttgtcatcatgtttcggcgcggtttatcagacgcagaaattgcggatttgatcaatcatagcgacactctggataatgtagagagtgattcagacgattctgaatgcaatggtgtgtttgaag aagacgagattgatgacagtttgtcttcagatgaagacgagaatgatgttgaaggtgttgcttcaaatccagcagctgtgccgtatccgaaagacagtgagtggactgcagttgacacctaccgacctctgcctgtcaacacgacacccaggcagatactagtggatattgatgagtcgagttctgtactggattgcagtaaagtgttccttactgacagtgacgtaaatgaactcaagagacagacaaatttgtatgcatcacagacaatacagaagaaaagaagaggaaataatctgaagccccattcagttttgagttcgtggaagccagtgactataagtgagatgaggcgtttcttgggtattattttccacatgtgtgtttcgaaaaagccaaaaattgcggaccattggagcactaatcctgttcttagttgtaacttttgtccccatgtcatgagccgtttgcgtttcactcagatactgtcatgcttgcatcttgttgacaattcaaatcagaaaaaaccaggcgaagatggatttcatccactttacaaagttttgccatattataataatttgaaggagcgatgtatccaggcatatcgtccctcagaaaaagtgacaattgatgaaggaatttgcccatttcgaggtcgtgtgagtttccgtgtttacatgcaaaataagcctcataagtatggactgaaagtatatgctgttgctgaagccagtagtggctatgttgtaaattttgaagtttatgctggtaagcatattgttgacaattcttcgtctgcggttattttgcgattgttgtctgacagcagcttgctgaacaaaggccacactgtgtatttagatcgattttattccagtccagagctatttcagcaactggcagagaaaggcactggagctgttggtactgtgaacaaatccaggaaaggattgcctaaagatttagtatctgctaagctgaaaaagggcgaaatgtcttttcggcgtaaagataatgtattggcaatgaagtggaaagataagagagatgtgtatacattgtctacaaggcatcaagcaacatttggtacgcatactaagagaaatgggtctgtagtattgaaaccacttcaggtacttgattacaacctcaataaaattggagtggatattggagaccaacgcctgcagtacaatccgttccagcacagaactgtgaaatggtggcgaaaattatatttccatttgctgcttatgggagtatcaaatgcattttggctgtacaatgcagtgcacaggaagaaaattacaataacagactttataacagtgcttgcagttcagcttgttgaagacgacacacttgaattcattccaagaaatgaaggaactgtaggtcggctaacaaagagacattttttgcagcacatacctgcaactactaagaagtatgctgctcgtgtgtgtcacgtgtgcagttccaggagcaagaaacagagtggcaaggcttctcgcaaagagacacgatacgaatgtgaacagtgtggcgttgcactctgcctggaaccttgctttaaaattttccacactaaaaaacaatatgattctgtgtga